The segment CAGGCCGCACCGGCGGTGCCGCAAGGACCGAAGGTGCTGGTCGCCCAGCGCGTGCTGCCGACCGGCACGATCATCACGGCTGATGCGATCGGCTTCCAGCCCTGGCCCAAGGAGCTCGTCAAGGACGCCTACTACATCGATGGCGAATCCGATGTGTCGAAGCTGCTGGGCACCGTCGTTCGCTTTCCGGTCACGGCCGGCGAGCCGGTGACGCAGGGTTCGCTGGTGGCGCCGGGCGATCGCGGCTTCCTGGCCGCGGCACTGGGTCCCGGCATGCGTGCCGTCACCGTTCCTGTTTCTGCCAAGACGGGCGTCGGCGGCTTCATCTTCCCGGGTGACCGGGTTGACCTGATGCTGACGCAAACCGTCAAGAGCAACGGCGATTCGGGAGATCTGAAGGCTTCCGAAACAATCCTGCGCAACATCCGCGTGCTGGCAACCGACCAGTCGACCACCCAGGAAAAGTCCGAGAACGGCACCACCGTGGTCAAGCAGTTCCGCACCGTGACGCTGGAAGTGACGCCCAAGATCGCCGAAAAGGTGGCAGTCGCGCAGACCATCGGCACTCTCAGCCTGTCGCTGCGGTCGATTGCTGACAGCCAGTCCGAACTTGAGCGGGCGATCGCCCAGGGTGATGTGAAGATCCCCGATGGCGCGACTCCCGAACAGGAAGAGAAGCTCCTTGCCGCGGCCATGAACCGCCCCAGTGATGGCGCCTCCACCTTCCAGACTGGCGGCGACGTGTCCCGCTTCCAGCGCCGCACGATGCCGGCACCGGCCCCTGCGATGGGCGCCGCTCCGACCATCAGCGCGGCAGGTTCGGCACCGCGGGGTTATGCTCCGGCACCGGCACCCCGCTCGGTCGTCACCGTGACCCGCGGCAAGGACGCGAGCACCGTCACCATCTCACGCAACGGCCAGGTCCTGGAAAGCCAGGCGGGCGCCATCCAGAACGGCGGCCAGGTGGTCTCCGGCACGCTCGGCATGATGCCGTGAAGAGGCCTGCAATGACCGCGACCCGCATCTTCGGCAAAGACCTGTTCCATTCGAGGGGCCAGACAATGAACCGCCGCTTTACTTCAACGCTGCTGATGCTCGGCATCGCCGCAGCGCCGCTCGCCGGGCTTCCCGCCCTGCCGGCGAACGCGCAGGAAACTATCGCCCCGAGCCGCGATATCAATCTGTCGATCGGCCGCGGCGAGCTGATCACCGTACCGGGCATGATGGCCGACGTGTTCGTCGCCAACGACGGAATTGCCGACGTTCAGGTGAAGTCCGAACGCCAGCTCTACCTGTTCGGCAAAGCAGGCGGGGTAACCACCGTCTACGCGAGCAACAAGGCTGGCGCGGTGATCTGGTCGGCCAATGTGCGGGTCGGATCGAACATCGACAGCGTCGATCAGATGCTGGCGCTGGCGATGCCCGAGGCGAAGATCAGCGTCGCCACCATGGGGACCAACACGTTCCTGCTGACCGGCACGGTCGCCGCCCCGGAAGATGCCGCCGAGGCCGAGCGCCTGGTCGCGGCGTTCGTCGGGGATGAAGCGAATGTCATCAGCCGGCTGAAGACCGCGACGCCGCTGCAGGTCAACCTGCAGGTCAAGTTCGCCGAAGTCAGCCGCTCGCTGGTCCGCGCCATTGGCGCCAACCTGCAGACGGTCGATACCACCGGCGGCTTCAAGTTCGGTGTCACCACCGGGCGGGGGCCGACGTCCACCTATACCCCGGGCAGTCCTGCGGGCCTCGGCGTCGGCTTTACGTCGGCTCCGGACGGGGGCAGTCTGGTGGCGGGCACCGGCAAGGGATCGACGATCGGCTTGTTCGGCAAGTTGCTCGGACTCGACATCGCCAGCGCGTTTGACCTGGCGGAATCGGTCGGCCTGGTGACCACCCTGTCGCAGCCGAACCTGACTGCCCTGTCTGGCGAAACCGCCGACTTCCTCGCGGGCGGCGAATTTCCGATCCCGATCAGCCAGGGTCTCGGCTCGACCTCCATCGAGTACAAGAAGTACGGCGTCAGTCTGGCCTACACGCCCACGGTGCTGGCCAACGGCCGCATATCGCTGCGCGTCCGGCCGGAAGTGTCGGAGGTTTCGAGCCAAAACTCGGTTACGCTGAACGGCTTCCAGATCCCCGCGCTGACCACGCGCCGGGCGGAAACGACGATCGAGCTGGGTTCAGGCCAGAGCTTCATGATCGCCGGCTTGCTCAGCAACAACTCGCAAAACGCGATCGAAAAGACCCCCGGCGTCGGCGACGTACCGATCCTGGGCAACCTGTTCCGCTCGACCAGCTATCGCCGGGGCGAAACCGAGCTGGTGATCATCGTGACCCCGTACTTGGTGAACCCGATCGACGGCAACCAGGTCAAGCTGCCGACCGATGGCTTCAATGCGCCGAACGAGGCTGCGCGCCTGTTCGGCATGCAGGAAGCGACCAGCGGCATCGCGACCCGCCCTGAACCGACCGCGGCTCAGCAACAGATACCCGCGGGGCCGGCCATTTCGCAGGTGCAGCCCGACGCGGCCCTGCCGAGCCGCGCCGCCGGCAGCGACAAGAAACGCCGCAAGGACCGCCGCGCCGGCAACGACGCTGCCGCCCCCGGCTTCAGCTTCAACTGAGAGGTGAGAGTGATGACCAGCAAACGCTTTACCGCGGGCACCCTTGCCCTCACCCTCGCCGCTACGCTTGCCGGGTGCAACGCACCGGGAGCGATGGACAACACCAGCCTGTATTCGGTCAAGCAGCCGGTCGTGGCGCGGACCAGCTATACGCTCGACCTGGCTACAACCTATGACGGTCTGTCGCTGCCTGAACAGCAGCGCCTGTCCGCCTGGTTCGACGCGATGAACCTGCGCTATGGCGACCGGCTCTCGATCGAGGATCCAATCGCGAGCGGTGCGACCCGCGCAGCGGTCGCGCAGATCGCCGCGCGTCATGGTCTGCTGCTGGCAGACGGCGCGCCGGTGACCGAAGGGTTCCTGCAGCCCGGCACGGCCCGGGTGGTGATCACCCGCGCGGTCGCCAGCGTCCCCGGCTGCCCTGACTGGGGCAAGCGGAGCGACATGAATTACGAGAACGCCACGTCCCCGGGTTACGGGTGCGGGGTCAACGGCAACCTGGCGGCGATGGTCGCCAATCCTGAGGACCTGCTGCACGGCCAGGCCGGGACCGGCGAGACCGTCATCATGAGCTCGACCAAGGCGATCACGACCTACCGTGACAAGGCCAACACAGGTGCGGGCGAGCTCAAGGCCAGCTCTACCGCTTCGGGAGGAAACTAAGCCATGAACGCCCCCTGGAAACCAACTCCCGGCAACCGCGATCCGTTCGCCGCGTTCATCTGCGACGAAGCCGCGCTCGATACGCTGCGCCCGGTCGTGATCGAGCTCGGCTGGCAGCCCGAAAAGTGCGCCAAGGGCGGCTTGCGCAACGCAGTCCAGTCGCTCTCGGTGGCGGCCAGCCCGAACATCCTGATGGTCGATCTGTCGGAAAGCGGCGACCCGCTGAACGACATCAACGCGCTGGCCGAAGTGTGCGAGCCTGGAACCGTGGTGATCGCCGTTGGGCAAGTCAACGACGTGCGGCTCTACCGCGACCTGCTTGCGAGCGGGATCCACGACTACCTGCTGAAGCCGCTGTCGGCGAGCCAGTTGCGCGATGCGCTGAATCACGCCCAGGCGGTATTCGCGGCGCCCAAGGCAAACGACCCGGATGCGGCCAAGCGCCATATCTCGACCGCCGTGGTCGGCACGCGTGGGGGGGTCGGCGCCTCGACCATCGCGACATCGCTCGCGTGGCTGTTTTCGGCCGATCACAAGCTGCCGACGGCGCTGCTCGATCTCGACGTACACTTCGGCACGGGCGCATTGGCGCTCGACCTGGAGCCGGGCCGCGGCCTGACCGACGCAATCGACAACCCCAGCCGGATCGACGGGCTGTTCATCGAACGGGCCATGATCCGCGCGAACGACAACCTCGCGATCCTTTCGGCAGAGGCACCGATCAACTCGCCCCTGATGACCGATGGCAGCGCCTTCGTTCAGCTGGAGGAGGAATTCCGTCACGCGTTCGAAATGACGGTGATCGATCTTCCGCGGAACATGCTGATCAACTTCCCGCACCTGCTGGCCGACGTGAACGTAGTCATCCTGGCTACTGAAATGACGCTCGCCAGCGCGCGCGACACGATCCGCATTCTCAGCTGGCTCAAGAGCAACGCGGCGCATGCCCAGCCGGTCATCGTCGCCAACAAGGTCCAGAACGGGGTGGCGGAGATCAGCAAGGCGGATTTCGAGGCTTCGATCGAGCGCAAGATCGACTTCTCCGTGCCGTACGATCTCAAGGCGGCGTCCAACGCTGCGAAGCTGGGCCAGACGTTCGCCGACGCGAACCGCGCCAGCAAGGCAAGCGCAGCCCTGCGGGAGCTCGCGGAACGGGTCATTGGCGCCAGCGACGAGGAAGCGGTCGACGGTCCGGCGGGCAAGAAGTCCCTGCTCGGCAGCTTCGACTTCAAGTCGCTGCTGGCGAAGAAAGACAAGGCCGGCGCGCGGGCGGACGCCTGACCCCAGGGCGCTGCGCCGTCATCGGTGCGGCGACTGCGGGGCGGTATGGGAACGAGAGGCGGTAGGGTTCGATGAGCATTTTTCAGCTAATGCTGTTCGCCGGAGGCCTGATGGCTGTGCTGGCGCTCGGCTACACCGCCCTCGCCGGCCCGTCGGCTGCCAAGGAAGGCACGCGGCGGCTGCAGGCCGTGCGCTACCGCCACTCGGAAAGCACCGACACCAAGGTTGAATCGCAGCTCAAGAAGGCGATCGCCGCCCGCAAACCGAAGACTTTCAAGATCGCAGGATCGGGGTCGCGCACGGAAGCACTCGCCGGGCGGCTGGACCGGACTGGCAAGTCGTGGACAATCACGCAGTATCTGTATGCCACGATGGGCATCGCCCTGGCTGTCGCGGTCATCCTCTATCTGCGAACCGGCGCACCGATGCTGTCGCTGGGCGTCGGGCTGTTCGCCGGCGCCGGCATCCCGCACTTCGTGGTCAATTTCCACGTCAAGCGGCGGACCAACAGGTTCAATGCAAAGTTTCCCGACGCGATCGAGTTGCTGGTACGCGGCCTGCGCTCCGGCTTGCCGGTCACCGAAACGCTGACGATCGTCTCTCACGAGGTTCCGGGACCTGTCGGCGAAGAGTTCAAGGCGATCACCGACCGTATCCGTGTGGGCCGGACGATGGAAGAAGCGCTGCAGGAAACCGCAGATCGCCTGGGGATCCCTGAATTCAACTTCTTCTGCATCACCCTGGCCATCCAGCGCGAAACCGGCGGCAACCTTGCCGAGACGCTGTCGAACCTCGCCGACGTGCTCCGCAAGCGCGGTCAGATGAAGCTGAAGATCAAGGCGATGAGCTCTGAATCCAAAGCGTCCGCCTACATCGTCGGTGCGCTGCCGTTCATCGTGTTCATCATGATCTGGTGGATCAACCCTGGCTATGTCGGCGGGTTTTTCACCGAGGACCGCCTCATCGTCGCCGGCTTGGGCGGAATGGTGTGGATGGGCATCGGCGTGTTCATCATGGCCAAGATGGTCAGCTTCGAAATCTAACTGAGCAGGCAGCCATGATCAGCAACGCACCCGGACCCACGCTTCTCGGCTTCGACGTGATCTTCGTCGGCACGATGCTTGCGGGCGTCGCCGCCTTCGCCATGATCCTGGCGATCTATGCCGCGGTTACGGTCAAGGATCCCATGGCCAAGCGCGTCAAGGCTCTCGGCGCCCGGCGCGAGGAGCTGAAGGCGGGTGTGGTCAAGGCCAATGCCCGCAAGCGCGCCAGCCTGGTCCGCCGCTCGGACTCGACCGACAAGGTCAAGGAGACGCTGGCGAACCTCAAGGTACTCCAGCAGAGCCAGCTCGAGGTCATCCAGCAAAAGCTCGCCTGGGCCGGTTACCGCAACAAGGAACTGGCGGTCTACATCATCGGGGCGCGGGCCATCGTGCCGGTCGTCATGGGTATTCTGGCGTTCGTTTTTATCTACGCGCTCAACGCGTTTCCCGAATGGGGCGACATGAAGCGGCTGTTCGCGCTCTCCGCCGCTGTCGGCCTCGGCTACAAGGCGCCCGAAATCTACCTCAAGAACAAGGCCGGCAAGCGGACCGACGCGATCCGCAAGGGCCTGCCCGATGCGCTCGACCTGCTGGTGATCTGCGCCGAAGCCGGCCTGACCGTCGATGCCGCGTTCAACCGCGTGGCGAAGGAACTGGGCCGGGCCTATCCCGAACTGGGGGACGAGTTCGCCCTGACCGCGATCGAGCTGTCGTTCCTCAACGAACGCAAGATGGCGTTCAACAACCTCGCCTACCGGTGCAACCTCGATGCGGTGAAGGGCGTGGTCACCACCATGATCCAGACCGAGCGTTACGGTACCCCGCTCGCCAGTGCACTGCGCGTGCTGTCGGCCGAGTTCCGTAACGAGCGGATGATGCGCGCCGAAGAAAAGGCCGCGCGGCTTCCCGCGATCATGACGGTCCCGCTGATCCTGTTCATCCTGCCGACGCTGTTCATCGTCATCCTGGGCCCGGCGGCCTGTTCGATCGGCGATGCGTTCTCCGGCGGCGGCCCCGGCAAGTAACCGGCGGCACGGGCGGGCCTGCTAGTCAGGCCCGCCGGCCGCGCTTTGGTGGCCAAGTTCGGCCGATGCTTCGCGCAAACGGGTGAGGAGGCGCGCGAACGCCTCGCGATCCTCGGCCGAGAACCGCTCGAACAGGCGCTCCTCCATCGCCAGTGCGAGCGGCATGATCCGCCCGTGCATCGCCCGCCCCTCCTCGGTCAGCGCCAAGTGATGCGAGCGGCCGTCGCGTTCGTTGGCGATGCGGGCAGCGAGGGCGCGGTCCTCCAGCGCCTTGCACGCCCGGTTCACCGCCACCTTGTCCATCAACGTCGCGCTGGTCAGTTCGCGCTGCGTGAGAGCGCCTGCGTCCCCCAGCACGGCCATCACACGCCATTCCGGAATGCGCAGCCCGAATTGCGCGCGGTATGCATCGGCGACCCGGCCACTGACCGCGTTCGACGTGACCGACAGCAGGTACGGCAGGAAATCCGCCAGGCGCGCAGGGACAGGGGAGAGGGTCATCTGGTACCGGTTTCTACGGCAACCATCGCGGCAAGCAAGCGCGTCACGCGTATCCGGGCTGCTCCCACCAGGGATAGAAGTCCGGCATGTCGCCGCTGACCGTGTCCGGATAATTCGGCGCGCGCTTTTCGAGGAAACTGTCGATCCCCTCGCGCGCATCGGCGCTGCGGCTGAGGCGATAGATCGCGCGGCTGTCGATCCGGTGCGCCATCATCGGGTGTTCGGTGGCGGGCAGGCGCCACAGCATCGCGCGGGTCATTGCCACCGACACCGCCGAGGTGTTGTCGGCGATCTCGCCCACCAGGGCCAGCGCGGCGTCCATCAGTTCGCCTTGGGCGTGAACCGATCGCACCAGCCCTTTCGTCAGTGCTTCCTGCGCATCGAACAGCCGGCCGGTCATGCACCATTCGAGCGCGGTGGGCGTTCCGACGATCCGCGGCAGGAACCAGCTGGAGGCCGCTTCGGGCACGATCCCGCGCCGCGCGAAGACGAAGCCATAGCGCGCGTTGTCGGACGCAAGGCGGATGTCCATCGGCAGCTGCATCGTGATGCCCACGCCCACCGCCACGCCGTTGCAGGCGGAGATCAGCGGTTTCTTGCTGTCGAACAGGCGCAGCGTCAGCCGCCCGCCACCGTCGCGCACGCGCTCGTCCGACAGGTCCTCGACCGGCTGCGGATCGGAGAACACATGGCCCCCACCCTCCGGCGTCAAGTCCGCGCCGGCGCAGAACGCTCGTTCCCCGCTCCCGGTGAACACCACTGCGCGGACCCGGTCGTCGGCGTCGGCTTCGTCCATTGCGGCGATGATCTCGTCCATCATCGTGCGGGTGAAGGCGTTCATCTTTTCCGGGCGGTTCAGCGTGATGATCGCCGCGGGCCCTTGCACTTCATACGTGATCTGCGTGGCGTTGGTCATGCGCGGGCCTCTCTCTGGCTGGTGAAAGTGTCACACGTGTCACACTGTTCAGGACAAGAAAAACCGGCGCCTCCCATCTCGCGGGTCAATGCGAGGAGGAGGCGCCGGCAAATGGTCATCGGTGCGGGTCTAGCGCGACCGGGGTCATGTAGGAAAGCGCCGCAGCGCCATCCCGATCAACGCGGGGCCATGCGGATCCCGCCGTCGAGGCGGACATCCTCGCCGTTGAAGTAACCGCACTCGATCATGGTCATGGCCAGCATCGCGTACTCTTCCGCGTTGCCGAGACGCTTGGGGAACGGCACGCTGGCGGCCAGCGCATCCTTCACCTGCTGCGGCGCCGCGTTCATCAGCGGCGTGTTGAAGATGCCCGGCAGGATGGTGTTCACGCGGATACCTTCGCTCATCAGATCGCGGGCGATGGGGAGCGTCATGCCGACCACCCCGCCCTTCGACGCCGAATAGGCCGCCTGGCCGATCTGGCCGTCCTCGGCCGCGACCGACGCGGTGTTGACGATCGCGCCGCGCTCGCCATCTTCCTGCGGCTCCAGCGTCAGCATCCCGGCGGCCGACTTGGCGATGCAGCGGAACGTGCCGACGAGGTTGATCTGGATGATCCAGTTGAACGCATCGAGCGGGAAATGCTTGATGCTGCCATCGGTCTTGGACCGGCTGGCGGTCTTGATCGCGTTGCCGGTGCCCGCGCAGTTGACCAGGATCCGTTCCTGCCCGTGCGCGGCGCGCGCCTTCTCGAACCCTGCATCCACCGAAGCGTCGTCGGTCACGTTCACTTCGCAGAACACGCCGCCGATCTCACGGGCGACTTCCTCGCCCTTCTCCGCCTGCAGGTCGAAGATCGCGACCTTCGCGCCCTTGGCCGCGAGCGCGCGCGCGGTGGCCGCGCCAAGGCCGGATGCGCCGCCGGTCACGACGGCGGCGGTGTTGCTATCGACTATCATGTAACTCTCCCGATTGAATGAAACTCAGACCGCTTCGATGATGGTCACGTTGGCGACGCCGCCGCCTTCGCACATCGTCTGCAGGCCGTACTTCTTGCCGCGCGCCTGAAGCGCGTTGAGCAGGGTCGCCATCAGCTTGGTACCGCTGGCGCCGAGCGGGTGGCCGAGCGCGATCGCGCCGCCGTTGACGTTCAGCTTGTCCGGATCAGCACCGGTGTGCTTGAGCCACGCGAGCGGGACCGATGCGAACGCCTCGTTCACCTCGTAGAGGTCGATGTCACCGATCGTCAGCCCGGCGCGCTTCAGCGCCTTGTCGGTCGCGAACAGCGGCTCTTCCAGCATGATCACCGGATCGCCGGCGGTCACGGTCAGCGTGTGGATGCGCGCGCGGGGCGTGAGGCCGAGTTCCTTCAGCGCGGCCTCGGATACGATCAGCGCCGCGCTCGATCCATCACAGATCTGGCTGGACGTCGCCGCGGTCAGCTTGCCGCCTTCCTTGAGCAGCTTCACCCCGGCGATGCTTTCGGGCGTCGCGTCAAAGCGGATGCCCTCATCGGTCGTGTGCTGCGCCTCTCCGTCGGGCGTCTGGATGGTGATCGGCACGATCTCGCGCTGGAACGCGCCGCTTTCCGTCGCGGCGATTGCCTTGCGGTGGCTTTCGTAAGCGAAGCGGTCGAGGTCTTCCTTGGAAAAACCGTACTTGTCGGCGATCATCTCGGCCCCGGCGAACTGCGACCACATGATGCCGGGGAACTTCGCCTCGAGGCCGGGCGATTTGTAGTGCCCCATCCCTTCCTTCATGTGAAAGGTCGCGCTGGTGCCCATGGGCACCCGGCTCATGCTTTCGATGCCGGCCGCGATCACCGCGTCCTGCGTCCCGCTCATCACCGCTTGTGCTGCGAACTGGATCGCCTGCTGGGACGATCCGCACTGGCGGTCGATCGTCACCGCAGGTGTCGATTGTGGCAACAGTTTGGACGCGAGCACGGCGTGGCGGCCGACCTGCATCGACTGCTCGCCCGCCTGCGTCACGCAGCCCATGACGACGTCGTCCACGCGCGACGGGTCGATCCCCGTGCGGCTGACCAGCGCATCAAGCGAAGCGGCGGCGAGGTCCACGGGGTGAACGCCGGCGAGCTTGCCGCCGCGGCGACCGCCGGCGGTGCGCACGGCATCGACGATGTAGGCAGTGGTCATGTTGATCTCCGTATCGATTGGCAACCGACCTATGGGAAGTTTCGCGCAGGTCAAGCCTCGACCCGGTCGCTTGCCAAGCATCCTGCCCAGCGCCAAAAGACCAGCCTTGGACCAACCTGTGATCCCGCAATGAAAAAGCTGTTCGAGATCAATCCCGCGCTTGATCGAGCGGCTTGCGCGCGGCGCTTCGCGGAGCGCGGCCGGGTGCAGGTGCGCGACGTCCTGACGCCGGAAACGGCGGAAGAAGTGGCCGGCATCCTGCGCCGCAGAACCCGGTGGGGACTGGCGACGCGGGGCGGCGATGGCGAGGCGACGCCGCCTGTCAGCCTGCGTGCGCACGAACTCGCCGCGCCGGGCGGCGGGGAGCGCGCGAACAAGGCGGCGCTCGCCGCGCACGCCGCCTCGGCGCGCGGCGACTATGGCTTCCGCTTTGCGCACTATCCGATGGTCGATGCGCTGCAGAACCGGTGGGAACCGGACGGCCCGCACGAACTGCTGCTGGAATACCTCAACGCACCCGACTTTCTGCAGCTGGCGCGCGATGTGACGGGCATCGACAGCCTGGTGAAGGCCGATGGGCAAGCGACGCTGTACGCGCCCAATCATTACCTCGGCCGCCATATCGACAGCCACGTCGCGGAAGGCTGGCGGATCGCCTACGTCCTCAATTTCGCACCGCAGGACTGGCATCCCGACTGGGGCGGCTACCTGTTGTTTCTCGACGATGAAGGCGACGTGGTCGAGGGGTTTCGCCCCCGGTTCAACGCGCTTAACCTGTTTGCCGTCCCGCAGAGCCATCTGGTCAGCTATGTTCCGCCGTTCGCGCCGCTCGGGCGGCTGGCAATCACCGGCTGGCTTCGCGACCGGTGACCGGCTTGGCAGACGAAGCGCGCCGACAGGCGGGCGCTGCCGCCGCCGCCGGCGATCCCTTGCAAGCCTTCCGGTTGCTCGAAGCCGCCGCCCGCCAGCGAGGCTCCGACGCGCCGCTGTGGAACAGCGCGGGCAACGCCGCGATGCGCGCAGGGCAGGTGGAAGATGCCGCCGCCGCGTTCGGCCGCGCGGTCGACGCCGATCCGGCATCGCTCGAATACGCGATCAACCATGCCATCGCGCTGGGCCGGTGCGGACGCGACCAAGCCGCGATCGACGCGTTGGTGCACCATGCCGCCGCCGGCGCGCGCGATGCGCGGTATTGTTCCGTCAGGGCGGCGCGCGCGCTCGCGCTTGGCCAGCGGGCGGAAGCCGCGCGCTGGTATGATGCGGCGCTGGCGGCGGAGCCGGGCCACGCCCGCGCCACCCTGGGACGCGCCCGGGTGGCGCTGGAGCGAGCGGAGCCGGATGCGGTCGAGCAATTCGAGCGGGCGATCGCGGCGCAACCCGGCGACCGCGAACGGTGGCTCGGCAAGGCGCAGGCGCTCGAAGCGGATGCCCGGTTTGCCGAAGCGGCCGAGGTCGCCGCTGCCCTGACAGCGCAGATGCCGGGATGGATCGATGCCTTGCGGTTCGAAACGGCTCTGTTGCTGAAAGCCGGCGATCCCGACTGCACCCGTCCCTTCGCCGCGGCCGAAGCGGCCCTGCCCGGAGATCCCGCAATCGCAGCTGCGCATGTCGAGGCGCTGGGCGCGCTCGACCGCTTTGGCGCCGCCGCAGATCGCGCCGCGGCGGCGCGCACGCGGTTCCCGGCGATCCCCGAGTTTGCGATGCTGGAAGCCCAGCACGCCGGCGCCGCCGGTGATGACGCGCGGGCGGAGCTGATCTGGCGCGAGCTGCCGCTGCGGAGCACAGAACGCGACTTGCTGGAAGCGCGCCACCGGCTGCGGGTGGGGCAGCCCGACGCAGCCGTCCGATTGCTCAACCGGGTGCGCGAAGCCGACCACGCGAATGTCACCGCCTGGGCTCTGCTTGGGGTCGCGTGGCGCCTGCTGGACGATCCGCGCGCTGGCTGGCTTCACGAGCAGCCCGGTCTGGTCGCCATGCTGCCGCTTCATGGCTGGACCGAATTGCGCGAGGAGGTCACCGCGCTGCTCCATCAACTGCACGACGCCGCCGCTCCGCCGCTCGGTCAGTCGCTCCGTGGCGGCACCCAGACCCGAGGTGGGTTGTTCGACCGCATGGAGCAGCCGTTCGTCCGGCTGGCCGATACCATCGATGCGACGCTGGAGGACTATCGCGCCCAGCTGCCCGCCGCCGATGCAGCCCACCCGCTGCTCCGGCACCGCGACGCCCCCTGGCGAATCGCCGGATCCTGGTCCGTCCGGCTAGCAGGCGGCGGGGATCACCACACCGCGCACATTCACCCTTTCGGTATCCTCTCCTCGGCGCTGTACGCCGAAATTCCGCCACCTGCGCTGGACCAAGATCCGGAAGCCGGCTGGCTCGAAGTCGGGCGTCCCGCCGCGGACCTCCGCCTCGACCTGCCGCCCTTGCATGTGATCCGCCCCGTTCCTGGCGATCTCGCGCTGTTCCCCAGTACGCTGTTTCACGGCACGCGGCCATTCTCCGGCGGAAGACGGATGACCGTGGCGTTCGATGTCCACACCGGGGGGGCAACTGCTTGACGACCGGGACGCACTCCGTCGCGTGGAACGCGTTCTGGCGCGGCAGTGCGGCGCCGTCCGGCAAGCCCGGTTGCCTGCCGGCAGGCGGAGGCTTGGCTGAGGTCCTGTCGAGCGTTTGGCGGCAATTCGCGCAATCTTTGCCAGCTCGCGCCCGCGTGCTCGACATCGGCACCGGGGACGGCCGGGTGATGGGCTGGATGCTGGCGGAGCGCGCCGACCTGCGGCTGGAAGGCATCGACCTTGCGCAAGAGCTTCCCCCGCCGCCCGCCGGCACTCGGTCGCGCGGAGGGGTGGCGATGGAGCGGCTGCCGGCCGCCGCTGGCGCCTTCGATGCGATCGTCGGACAGTTCGCATTCGAATATGGCGATCTGGCCGCAACCGCAGCGGAGTTCGCCCGCGTCCTCACCGGTAACGGCGTGATCGGCCTAGTAACTCATCGCAGCGATGGTCCGATCTTCGCGCAGAACCTCCGACGGCGGCAGGGGATCGAGTGGGCGCTGTTCGAGGTCGAGCTTCCCTCGCTGGCGCGCCGGGCGCTCGATCAACGCGCTGCCGGACAGCCCTATCCGCCTGC is part of the Altererythrobacter sp. TH136 genome and harbors:
- a CDS encoding 2OG-Fe(II) oxygenase family protein; this encodes MKKLFEINPALDRAACARRFAERGRVQVRDVLTPETAEEVAGILRRRTRWGLATRGGDGEATPPVSLRAHELAAPGGGERANKAALAAHAASARGDYGFRFAHYPMVDALQNRWEPDGPHELLLEYLNAPDFLQLARDVTGIDSLVKADGQATLYAPNHYLGRHIDSHVAEGWRIAYVLNFAPQDWHPDWGGYLLFLDDEGDVVEGFRPRFNALNLFAVPQSHLVSYVPPFAPLGRLAITGWLRDR
- a CDS encoding class I SAM-dependent methyltransferase, with the protein product MTTGTHSVAWNAFWRGSAAPSGKPGCLPAGGGLAEVLSSVWRQFAQSLPARARVLDIGTGDGRVMGWMLAERADLRLEGIDLAQELPPPPAGTRSRGGVAMERLPAAAGAFDAIVGQFAFEYGDLAATAAEFARVLTGNGVIGLVTHRSDGPIFAQNLRRRQGIEWALFEVELPSLARRALDQRAAGQPYPPAAIRDAPQCGAELFGARSAAWEIAEAIRLTMERGQAGPAIDVAAAVREIEDRAMGEIGRLTALEAACAKIADETALSAALNAAGFRQRERHPLDDRRGTSAFADFRLIGRLD
- a CDS encoding acetyl-CoA C-acetyltransferase produces the protein MTTAYIVDAVRTAGGRRGGKLAGVHPVDLAAASLDALVSRTGIDPSRVDDVVMGCVTQAGEQSMQVGRHAVLASKLLPQSTPAVTIDRQCGSSQQAIQFAAQAVMSGTQDAVIAAGIESMSRVPMGTSATFHMKEGMGHYKSPGLEAKFPGIMWSQFAGAEMIADKYGFSKEDLDRFAYESHRKAIAATESGAFQREIVPITIQTPDGEAQHTTDEGIRFDATPESIAGVKLLKEGGKLTAATSSQICDGSSAALIVSEAALKELGLTPRARIHTLTVTAGDPVIMLEEPLFATDKALKRAGLTIGDIDLYEVNEAFASVPLAWLKHTGADPDKLNVNGGAIALGHPLGASGTKLMATLLNALQARGKKYGLQTMCEGGGVANVTIIEAV
- a CDS encoding SDR family NAD(P)-dependent oxidoreductase yields the protein MIVDSNTAAVVTGGASGLGAATARALAAKGAKVAIFDLQAEKGEEVAREIGGVFCEVNVTDDASVDAGFEKARAAHGQERILVNCAGTGNAIKTASRSKTDGSIKHFPLDAFNWIIQINLVGTFRCIAKSAAGMLTLEPQEDGERGAIVNTASVAAEDGQIGQAAYSASKGGVVGMTLPIARDLMSEGIRVNTILPGIFNTPLMNAAPQQVKDALAASVPFPKRLGNAEEYAMLAMTMIECGYFNGEDVRLDGGIRMAPR
- a CDS encoding putative 2OG-Fe(II) oxygenase; the encoded protein is MADEARRQAGAAAAAGDPLQAFRLLEAAARQRGSDAPLWNSAGNAAMRAGQVEDAAAAFGRAVDADPASLEYAINHAIALGRCGRDQAAIDALVHHAAAGARDARYCSVRAARALALGQRAEAARWYDAALAAEPGHARATLGRARVALERAEPDAVEQFERAIAAQPGDRERWLGKAQALEADARFAEAAEVAAALTAQMPGWIDALRFETALLLKAGDPDCTRPFAAAEAALPGDPAIAAAHVEALGALDRFGAAADRAAAARTRFPAIPEFAMLEAQHAGAAGDDARAELIWRELPLRSTERDLLEARHRLRVGQPDAAVRLLNRVREADHANVTAWALLGVAWRLLDDPRAGWLHEQPGLVAMLPLHGWTELREEVTALLHQLHDAAAPPLGQSLRGGTQTRGGLFDRMEQPFVRLADTIDATLEDYRAQLPAADAAHPLLRHRDAPWRIAGSWSVRLAGGGDHHTAHIHPFGILSSALYAEIPPPALDQDPEAGWLEVGRPAADLRLDLPPLHVIRPVPGDLALFPSTLFHGTRPFSGGRRMTVAFDVHTGGATA
- a CDS encoding crotonase/enoyl-CoA hydratase family protein encodes the protein MTNATQITYEVQGPAAIITLNRPEKMNAFTRTMMDEIIAAMDEADADDRVRAVVFTGSGERAFCAGADLTPEGGGHVFSDPQPVEDLSDERVRDGGGRLTLRLFDSKKPLISACNGVAVGVGITMQLPMDIRLASDNARYGFVFARRGIVPEAASSWFLPRIVGTPTALEWCMTGRLFDAQEALTKGLVRSVHAQGELMDAALALVGEIADNTSAVSVAMTRAMLWRLPATEHPMMAHRIDSRAIYRLSRSADAREGIDSFLEKRAPNYPDTVSGDMPDFYPWWEQPGYA